In a single window of the Gossypium hirsutum isolate 1008001.06 chromosome A13, Gossypium_hirsutum_v2.1, whole genome shotgun sequence genome:
- the LOC107952254 gene encoding uncharacterized protein, translating to MLDLEAVGRLRNDWSNGDEIFRGIAGVAFSVTEYWMEATERVMDDLDFIDEQKLKGTVSLLHDEAYQLWLTVKEGTQPDRLTWDLFKITYQNKYVGANYTDTRREFLNLTQGDRSVAKYEAEFLRLSRYARGMVTNEYKRYVRFEDGLRDIEKAKIVIAEEVKRFERQNREKGKVKRDFESTSSGMGPKKKVRANESIRVGPNVTPAGVAICQLCNRRHPSECWRSTCACLRCGSTEHRVKDCPLRGNQVQALVVETVQPPRGVQ from the exons ATGTTGGATCTGGAGGCCGTAGGTCGATTACGAAATGACTGGTCGAATGGGGATGAGATATTTAGGGGCATCGCTGGAGTTGCTTTTAGTGTGACCgagtattggatggaggccaCAGAGCGCGTAATGGATGATTTGGATTTTATTGATGAGCAGAAGCTCAAGGGGACTGTGTCTCTGCTTCACGATGAGGCATACCAGTTGTGGTTGACGGTTaaggagggtactcagcctgatAGGTTGACTTGGGATTTGTTTAAGATCACCTATCAAAATAAGTATGTGGGAGCTAACTACACTGACACTAGGCGTGAGTTTCTGAATCTCACTCAGGGAGATCGTTCAGTGGCCAAGTATGAGGCcgaatttttgaggctgagtcgcTATGCGAGGGGCATGGTGACGAATGAGTATAAGCGTTATGTTCGATTTGAAGATGGTCTTCGTGATA TTGAAAAGGCTAAGATAGTCATAGCCGAAGAGGTAAAGCGCTTTGAGCGCCAAAACCGTGAGAAAGGGAAAGTTAAGAGGGATTTTGAGTCTACTAGTTCTGGGATGgggcctaagaaaaaggtcagAGCTAACGAGTCCATTAGAGTTGGGCCTAATGTTACACCTGCTGGGGTGGCGATCTGTCAGCTATGTAATAGACGCCATCCAAGTGAGTGTTGGAGATCTACTTGCGCTTGTTTGAGGTGTGGATCGACTGAGCATCGAGTTAAGGATTGTCCATTGAGGGGTAATCAGGTGCAAGCTCTGGTTGTTGAGACTGTACAGCCGCCAAGAGGAGTACAGTAG